Proteins from a single region of Paenibacillus sp. BIHB 4019:
- a CDS encoding Gfo/Idh/MocA family oxidoreductase → MGKLKAGIIGCGGIAFQKHMPSLKNNSDLVDMVAFCDIIPEQAEKAAQQFGTEDAKTYTDYKQMLEDSSIDIIHVLTPNLQHSFITVDALEAGKHVMCEKPMAINSAEARKMLDAADRTGKKLTIGYQNRWNDDSQTLHQACREGALGEVYMAKAHAIRRRALPTWGVFADKEQQGGGCLIDIGTHALDLALWFMDNYKPKSVSGSVFYKLRDKPEGNMFGPWKPEELEVEDSAFGLIKMENGATIFLESSWALNTTDVKEAKASLYGTNGGAEMKQGADYAGELIFNNVQFGKLMETKAAAGPGIAYFGPGSNDPGTKEARQWLEAVIHDREPLVKPEQAFVVTQILEAIYESAATGKEIYL, encoded by the coding sequence ATGGGGAAATTGAAAGCAGGCATTATAGGCTGTGGAGGCATCGCCTTTCAGAAGCATATGCCGTCACTGAAAAACAATAGCGATTTGGTTGATATGGTTGCATTCTGTGATATTATCCCGGAGCAGGCAGAGAAAGCGGCGCAGCAGTTCGGCACAGAGGATGCCAAAACGTATACCGACTATAAACAGATGCTCGAAGACAGCTCTATTGATATCATCCATGTGCTGACGCCCAACTTGCAGCATTCATTTATTACAGTAGATGCGCTGGAGGCAGGCAAGCATGTAATGTGCGAGAAGCCGATGGCGATTAACTCGGCAGAAGCGCGTAAAATGCTGGATGCGGCAGATCGGACAGGCAAAAAGCTGACGATTGGCTATCAAAACCGTTGGAATGACGATTCCCAGACGCTGCATCAAGCTTGCCGGGAAGGCGCGCTCGGTGAAGTGTATATGGCGAAAGCCCATGCGATCCGCAGGCGGGCGCTCCCGACATGGGGCGTATTTGCCGACAAGGAGCAGCAAGGTGGCGGCTGCTTGATCGATATTGGCACGCATGCGCTTGATTTGGCGTTATGGTTTATGGACAATTACAAGCCGAAGTCCGTCAGCGGCTCGGTGTTCTACAAGCTGCGGGATAAGCCGGAGGGCAATATGTTCGGTCCGTGGAAGCCAGAGGAGCTGGAGGTAGAAGATTCCGCATTTGGCCTCATTAAGATGGAAAATGGCGCAACGATTTTCCTTGAAAGCTCCTGGGCTTTGAATACGACAGATGTGAAGGAAGCGAAGGCATCGCTCTACGGCACGAACGGCGGCGCAGAGATGAAGCAAGGCGCGGATTATGCTGGAGAGCTGATCTTCAACAACGTCCAGTTCGGCAAGCTGATGGAAACGAAGGCGGCTGCAGGTCCCGGCATTGCGTATTTCGGCCCCGGCTCGAATGATCCGGGTACGAAGGAGGCTCGGCAGTGGCTGGAGGCGGTTATCCATGATAGGGAACCGCTTGTGAAGCCAGAGCAGGCTTTCGTGGTGACGCAAATTTTGGAAGCGATCTACGAATCGGCAGCGACAGGCAAAGAGATTTATTTGTAA
- a CDS encoding AraC family transcriptional regulator gives MKLDEHIKLWNQAAIKIWDIRHAVMQPGELLEDYLLPSSGFIYSVRGAGHLKLDGDEHEAQRFHILHGGKGMRLDVWAEEEFEYYLLLYRAVYALPGNKELARLMERHQPFALQYGFQPQEPLPLLRPLDLIRKAWQQADDLDRIQIKGLFYQFIHELLRQMKTQGIKVSKPDLVTQAIRYIEEHFQEAITLESLGEKLNYSSRHLSMRFKEHTGASPIHYLIQIRVKRAAELLIGTDAALNDIALEVGYADVYYFSRIFKKHTGLSPVRFQERERNKRLSEDRPFILSEKSIGTGKLARYIGNYDNHYQYKRGGSVRMKRNTTSGLAISLLLTLTLLLGACSSGTANTSTNAGASPSPGNTTESASPAQNDSSQASPAEAATRIVSTEKGDVEVPAEPKRVVVLYMLGDVVAMGVKPVGVSDVYEGAAFEQELAGIQTLGKWFEPNPEAVLALDPDLIITPSEETYNMLRDIAPTVFIQPFNDKTTESRMNMLGKVFNKEQEVKALLNNFNKKVEESKEKLKAAGVYDKTVSIIEGGKKEMSVVASKQFGRGSQIIYEYLGMKAPKVIQDIIDSGKGDNQIVSMEVLPEYMGDYIFRSSYSGMDDLSENAIWNSIPAVKEDRYVEIEFGLAYYSDIYSMDKQLDFIVEKLLEGAPKA, from the coding sequence TTGAAGCTGGACGAGCATATAAAGTTATGGAATCAGGCGGCTATAAAAATATGGGATATTCGCCATGCCGTCATGCAGCCAGGGGAGCTGTTGGAGGATTATTTGCTGCCGTCAAGCGGCTTCATTTACAGTGTGCGCGGTGCTGGGCATTTGAAGCTGGACGGCGACGAGCATGAGGCTCAGCGGTTTCATATCTTGCATGGCGGCAAGGGCATGCGGCTGGATGTGTGGGCGGAGGAAGAGTTTGAATATTATTTGCTATTGTACCGGGCGGTATATGCATTGCCGGGCAATAAAGAGCTGGCGCGGCTGATGGAACGGCATCAGCCATTTGCGCTGCAATATGGTTTTCAGCCGCAGGAGCCGCTGCCCTTGCTTCGTCCGCTGGATTTGATTCGGAAAGCGTGGCAGCAAGCAGATGATTTGGACCGTATCCAGATTAAGGGGCTATTTTATCAATTTATCCATGAGCTGCTCCGGCAAATGAAGACGCAGGGCATTAAAGTGAGCAAGCCGGACCTCGTTACGCAGGCCATCCGCTACATAGAGGAGCATTTTCAGGAGGCCATTACGCTGGAGTCGCTGGGTGAAAAGCTGAATTACAGTTCCCGGCATCTATCGATGCGCTTTAAAGAACATACGGGAGCAAGTCCGATCCATTATTTGATTCAAATCCGGGTGAAGCGTGCGGCTGAGCTGCTCATTGGCACGGATGCGGCACTGAATGATATTGCGCTTGAGGTTGGTTACGCGGATGTGTATTATTTCAGCCGAATTTTCAAAAAACATACCGGCTTATCGCCCGTTCGTTTTCAAGAGCGGGAACGCAACAAGCGGCTTTCAGAAGATCGTCCATTCATCTTATCTGAAAAATCCATTGGAACGGGCAAGCTGGCGCGTTATATTGGTAATTATGATAATCATTATCAATATAAACGTGGAGGGTCTGTTCGAATGAAAAGAAATACAACATCGGGTCTCGCTATTAGCTTATTGCTTACGTTAACGCTATTGCTAGGTGCCTGTTCATCAGGCACTGCGAATACGAGCACGAACGCTGGAGCTTCTCCTTCGCCGGGCAATACGACGGAATCAGCGTCACCTGCGCAAAATGACAGCAGCCAAGCGTCTCCTGCGGAAGCAGCAACACGCATCGTCAGCACAGAGAAAGGCGATGTGGAAGTGCCTGCCGAGCCGAAACGCGTTGTTGTACTTTACATGCTTGGCGATGTAGTGGCCATGGGCGTGAAGCCGGTCGGTGTTTCGGATGTATACGAAGGAGCGGCGTTCGAGCAGGAGCTTGCAGGCATTCAAACGCTTGGCAAATGGTTCGAGCCGAATCCTGAAGCGGTGCTTGCGCTTGATCCTGACTTGATTATTACACCTTCTGAGGAAACGTATAACATGCTGCGTGATATTGCTCCAACGGTTTTCATTCAGCCGTTTAACGATAAGACGACGGAATCACGAATGAATATGCTGGGCAAGGTGTTTAATAAGGAGCAGGAAGTTAAGGCGCTGCTGAACAACTTCAATAAGAAAGTGGAAGAGAGCAAGGAGAAGCTGAAAGCAGCAGGCGTTTATGACAAGACCGTTTCTATTATTGAAGGCGGGAAGAAGGAAATGTCAGTTGTCGCCAGCAAGCAGTTTGGCCGCGGCTCGCAAATTATTTATGAATACCTCGGAATGAAAGCTCCGAAAGTAATTCAAGATATAATCGATTCGGGGAAAGGCGACAACCAGATCGTATCGATGGAAGTGCTGCCGGAATACATGGGCGATTATATATTCCGCTCCTCGTATTCAGGTATGGATGATCTGTCCGAAAACGCAATTTGGAACAGCATCCCAGCCGTAAAAGAAGACCGCTATGTCGAAATTGAATTTGGACTTGCATATTACAGCGATATTTATTCGATGGACAAGCAGCTTGATTTTATCGTGGAGAAACTGCTCGAGGGTGCGCCGAAGGCATAG
- a CDS encoding S-layer homology domain-containing protein → MNKRKWLSAACSCLLVLSMFVSAVPAYAADEPQNGDNSVNVSAAVRDDFTEQQLKDNDYILYFVNAGDPTPSTVEGTDKFGLYSSVTEQVYGVDAVTGKKWGLVTTATAARTGDASTKLGTLRYYNGTQVRDKAIEYKFELPEDRYDITFGYKNPWSGRSVNMVVNGTNLSGEYSIGEYDAVKEVTYRNVSLTGNEMQVRVQGPATAALSNYNDPMLSYIIVRLNVTIPLSDLGDKLDEARSEALDVKYTRYSVQVLNDAIAAASDVFDALSANGTDMQDPAVQEQVRAAIASLNAALAQLSLDVPNTSFKPGAVWNDTSGALIQAHGGGIIYDEHTQKYYWYGEDKTNGYLPARGVRVYSSTDLYNWEDHGLALTAIESMDDFTNDPLISQLYAGRTDQASIFNDIGTNRIIERPKVIYNDATGKYVMWMHTDGPSETSTANYAKAEAGYALSDSPTGPFVYGESHRMDRAPADATYNGQPNQPGMARDMTLFKDDDGTAYLVYSSEENMTMYISKLNEEYTDIVGWHKDGNVERDTVYKAEYGVDYVRVFPGGQREAPALFKYQGKYYMITSGATGWDPNLGKYTVADNIFGEWKPMRDVAPGSSTTFGSQSTHVLPIDPAAGKFLYMGDRWDKNDLKNSRYIWLPIEFGQNDEIALRWRDEWTLDELSAMGRITIDTPLPTQTSIGKVPVLPNTVQITVSGGSQTTAAIAWNATPELFAKPGIVTLKGTLSGASTKTIEQQIYVVPDRSAYFVHAGGAATADYNDMISYMEDTLINKEAIDQQYDPDNGRNWGYVGNNTLTSGTASGDLFASLRYLKSGTGDDLPYRFDIANGEYDVYVGLYDPWSQYNPGTRKAQIIINDEIKTNSYTFSASRDVLGYEDVNVSDGKLALTIRRAVSGAPDPQISWIMIVAKEQTAAQAANRLGEIAAPAQGAVQLTLPEAPEGFTVAIKSSNSAVIGTDGTITPPEQATTVQLELEVTRLSDQTSAVIVRSVIVPAKASSGGGTDPGTNPGTDPGTNPGTNPGSGSGSGSGNGTNPGTTPGTGTDPGTNPGTGTNPPSFPDVSNHWAGAAIGKLTAQGLMKGYPDGTFQPDRKMNRAEFMTIIFRLLKLDAAAGSSKFNDVSEGAWYAGSVNALANEGIVSGFADGSFKPNQEITREEAFVILYRAIKGQLAAGTASGEGGFKDSDSVSAWAAEAVQALAEHGLISGYKDGSIKPEQSINRAEIATIIAKLLQEQ, encoded by the coding sequence TTGAACAAGCGAAAATGGCTTTCGGCCGCATGCTCCTGTTTATTGGTGCTGTCCATGTTCGTATCTGCTGTTCCTGCCTATGCGGCAGATGAACCGCAAAACGGAGACAATTCGGTTAATGTGAGCGCAGCGGTACGTGATGATTTTACTGAGCAGCAATTGAAGGATAACGACTATATTCTTTATTTTGTGAATGCAGGGGACCCAACGCCATCTACAGTAGAAGGCACCGATAAGTTTGGGCTGTATTCCTCCGTAACCGAGCAGGTATATGGAGTGGATGCCGTAACCGGGAAAAAATGGGGGTTAGTGACGACTGCAACAGCTGCAAGAACAGGCGATGCTTCTACGAAGCTGGGGACGCTGCGTTATTATAATGGCACGCAAGTAAGGGATAAGGCGATCGAATACAAATTCGAGCTGCCGGAAGACCGCTATGATATTACGTTTGGATACAAAAATCCGTGGAGCGGCCGCAGTGTCAATATGGTTGTGAACGGAACAAATCTCTCTGGTGAATACAGCATTGGCGAGTATGACGCAGTGAAGGAGGTTACTTATCGAAATGTAAGCCTAACGGGCAATGAAATGCAGGTTCGCGTTCAAGGTCCGGCTACTGCAGCATTAAGCAATTATAATGATCCAATGCTTAGCTATATTATTGTCCGTCTGAATGTCACAATCCCGTTATCCGATCTGGGAGATAAGCTGGATGAGGCAAGAAGCGAGGCATTGGATGTGAAATACACACGCTATAGCGTACAGGTGCTAAATGATGCAATCGCTGCTGCTTCGGATGTGTTTGATGCACTATCTGCGAATGGCACAGACATGCAGGACCCGGCGGTGCAGGAGCAGGTTCGCGCGGCTATCGCTTCATTGAATGCGGCGCTTGCCCAGCTATCGCTGGATGTGCCGAATACATCGTTTAAGCCGGGCGCGGTATGGAATGATACGAGCGGTGCGCTTATTCAGGCGCATGGCGGCGGCATCATTTATGATGAGCATACGCAAAAATATTATTGGTATGGCGAGGATAAAACCAATGGCTATTTGCCGGCACGCGGCGTTCGGGTATACTCCTCAACCGATTTATACAATTGGGAGGATCATGGTCTGGCGTTGACTGCGATTGAGTCGATGGATGATTTTACGAATGATCCGCTTATTTCCCAGCTTTATGCAGGGAGAACCGATCAAGCCAGCATTTTCAATGATATTGGGACGAATCGCATTATCGAGCGCCCAAAGGTCATTTACAATGATGCAACCGGGAAATACGTCATGTGGATGCATACGGATGGTCCGTCGGAAACATCGACAGCCAACTATGCAAAGGCGGAAGCTGGGTATGCCTTGAGCGATTCGCCAACAGGACCATTCGTCTATGGCGAAAGCCACCGGATGGACCGTGCTCCTGCGGACGCCACCTACAATGGGCAGCCTAACCAGCCGGGAATGGCGCGGGACATGACGCTGTTCAAAGATGATGATGGCACAGCTTACCTCGTCTATTCCAGCGAGGAAAATATGACGATGTACATCTCCAAGCTGAATGAAGAGTACACCGATATTGTCGGTTGGCATAAAGACGGCAATGTCGAGCGCGATACCGTATACAAAGCCGAATATGGTGTCGATTACGTCCGGGTATTTCCGGGAGGACAGCGCGAGGCGCCTGCCTTGTTCAAATATCAAGGCAAATATTATATGATTACGTCCGGGGCAACCGGTTGGGATCCAAACCTTGGGAAATACACCGTTGCCGATAATATTTTCGGCGAATGGAAGCCAATGCGCGATGTAGCGCCGGGCAGCTCCACGACGTTTGGCTCGCAAAGCACGCATGTTCTTCCGATTGATCCAGCAGCGGGCAAGTTCCTCTATATGGGTGATCGCTGGGACAAAAATGACCTGAAAAATTCGCGTTACATCTGGCTGCCGATCGAATTTGGCCAAAATGATGAAATCGCGCTGCGCTGGCGCGATGAATGGACGCTGGATGAGCTAAGTGCAATGGGACGTATTACGATTGATACGCCATTGCCTACGCAAACCTCGATTGGCAAAGTGCCTGTACTGCCCAATACGGTGCAAATTACAGTGTCTGGCGGTTCGCAAACGACGGCTGCAATTGCTTGGAATGCAACGCCGGAGCTATTCGCCAAACCGGGCATCGTGACGCTGAAGGGTACGCTTAGCGGGGCGAGCACCAAAACGATTGAACAGCAAATTTATGTGGTACCGGATCGCAGCGCTTATTTCGTTCATGCCGGAGGCGCGGCGACAGCCGATTATAACGACATGATTTCCTACATGGAAGATACGCTTATTAATAAAGAAGCGATCGATCAGCAATATGACCCGGATAACGGCCGGAATTGGGGTTATGTGGGTAACAATACATTAACCTCTGGTACGGCTAGTGGCGATTTGTTCGCTTCGCTGCGTTATTTAAAGTCTGGAACAGGCGATGATTTGCCGTACCGTTTTGATATTGCGAATGGCGAATACGATGTTTATGTCGGTTTGTATGATCCATGGTCGCAATATAATCCTGGCACACGCAAAGCTCAAATCATTATTAATGATGAAATTAAAACGAACAGCTATACATTCAGCGCTTCGCGAGATGTACTTGGCTACGAAGATGTGAATGTGTCTGACGGCAAGCTGGCGCTGACGATTCGTCGGGCGGTCAGCGGCGCTCCTGATCCGCAAATTAGCTGGATTATGATTGTTGCTAAGGAGCAGACAGCGGCGCAGGCGGCTAACCGTCTGGGCGAAATAGCGGCACCAGCTCAAGGAGCGGTACAGTTGACGCTGCCGGAAGCCCCAGAAGGCTTCACAGTAGCGATCAAATCTTCCAACAGTGCGGTAATTGGTACCGATGGTACGATTACGCCGCCAGAGCAAGCGACAACGGTTCAATTGGAGCTGGAAGTGACGCGGCTGTCGGATCAGACCAGCGCTGTCATCGTTCGTTCCGTTATCGTTCCTGCCAAAGCAAGCAGCGGCGGCGGAACGGATCCGGGAACGAACCCTGGGACAGATCCGGGAACGAATCCGGGAACGAATCCAGGCTCGGGCTCAGGAAGCGGCTCAGGCAATGGGACGAATCCAGGCACTACGCCGGGCACAGGAACGGATCCGGGAACAAATCCAGGAACAGGTACGAATCCGCCTTCATTCCCGGATGTCAGCAATCACTGGGCAGGAGCGGCAATTGGCAAGCTGACGGCCCAAGGCCTTATGAAAGGTTATCCCGATGGTACATTCCAGCCGGATAGAAAGATGAATCGTGCAGAGTTTATGACGATTATTTTCCGCTTATTGAAGCTGGATGCGGCTGCTGGCTCATCGAAATTTAATGATGTGTCAGAAGGAGCTTGGTATGCGGGTTCGGTAAATGCTTTGGCCAATGAAGGAATTGTGAGCGGATTTGCTGACGGCAGCTTTAAGCCAAATCAGGAAATTACCCGCGAGGAAGCTTTTGTCATTTTGTATCGTGCGATTAAGGGGCAGCTTGCTGCTGGCACAGCAAGTGGCGAAGGCGGCTTCAAGGATAGCGACAGCGTTTCGGCCTGGGCAGCGGAAGCGGTTCAAGCGTTAGCAGAACATGGACTGATCAGCGGTTATAAGGATGGTTCCATCAAACCGGAGCAATCGATCAATCGGGCTGAAATAGCTACAATTATTGCGAAGCTTTTGCAAGAGCAATAG